The nucleotide sequence GGGCACGGATGAAATATCCGGCGTCATGCTGGAAAGCTTCATCGTCGGCGGCCGCCAGGAGCCGGGTCCTGGACCGCTGGTATACGGCCAGTCCGTCACCGACGCATGCATGGACTTCGAGACCACAGAAGGCGTGCTCGAGCGTCTCGCTAACGCTGTCCAGAAGCGCCGTCAGCAGTAGACGAAAGCGCTGCAACCAGCGCCGGAACGTCAACGACTGGCCGATCGCACACGAACCCGCGGCATACGTACGCCGCGGGTTTGTTGTCGACTGGGGGCCGGTCGGCGAGCAGCGGCGATGAGTCCGCCTCCCCCGCGACGATTACCGCACCGCCGGGCGCATGGTGGCGTGCCGCGTCAAGCAGGTCGCTGCCGGAACCCGAAGGCAGTGAGATAGCAACCTGGATGGGGCCGTGCAGAGAAGCCTCGGCGAGAGCAAACCAGTTCCCCGCCGAGCGCGGTGCACGAGCCAGTGCGATAGCCGCGCGCTGCAGCGACGAAGCAGAAAGTTCCGCGTATGTGGCCGCCCGGTCCGGTTCACTGAGAGCTGCCAGCGTCACCAGCGCGTCAGCGAGCAGCGATGCGCCTGACGGGGTGGCGCCGTCAAGGGGATCACGTGGCCGCGCAATCAGCACTTCGGCATCATCCGCGGTGTCAAACCAGCTTCCTGGCGCCTGCGGGTCGGCGAAGTGCGTAACAGCGGTGTCGACAAGCCCCGTCGCGGCCTGCAGCCAGCGCGCCTCGCCCGTCGCCTGAAACAGTGCAAGCAAACCTGCCGCGAGACCCGCATAGTCATCGAGCGCACCCACCGCTTGACCAACGGCACCGCCCAGAGACGCCCTGCGGAGCCGCCCATCAACGAGGTGCAGGTCGAGCAGAAGCTCAGCCGCCCGCTTCGCGGCGATGATCCACTCGGGGAAACCGAGTGCCGCACCGCCCTCCGCCAGCGCGGTGATCGCGAAACCGTTCCATGCCGTCACGACTTTGTCGTCACGATCAGGCTGGGAACGCGTCCGTCGCGCTTCGAGTAGCGCAGTCCTGACGCGGTCAAATCGCACCATGTCGTCAGGATCCTGGAGCAGCTGGAGCACAGACTGCGATCCCTCGAACGTTCCGGTGGTGCCCACCCCGAACACCCCTGCAGCCCACAAACCCTCTTCGAGCCCGAGGGCATCGATCAATTCCTGCGAAGTCCACACATACGTGAGACCTTCAACGCCGTCGGTGTCCGCGTCGAAGGCTGACGCGAACCCGCCTTCCGCTGTCCTTAGATCCCGCAGAAGGAACGCCGCAGTTTCCACCGCAACACGCTTGGCGAGTTCCGACCCCGTTCGCCGCGCATAATGCGCGTAGAACCGCAATAGCAGCGCGTTATCGTACAGCATCTTCTCGAAGTGCGGAACGACCCACCCGGCGTCGACAGAGTAGCGGGCGAAACCACCTGCGAGCTGGTCGTAGATACCTCCGCGCGCCATCGCCTCCGCGGCGCGCTCAATCGTCGGAAGGTGACGGCCCGTTCGCTCGTAGTGACGCAAAAGCCCCTCGAGCGTCGCCGATGGCGGAAACTTGGGAGCGCCGCCGAAACCTCCGTGCTCGGTGTCTTCATCACTGACGATGGCATCGGCAACTTTGTCCAGAATGCCTGCGGTGATTTCGACCTCCGCCGTGGGGAGTGGATCGGCGTTGCGCTGCAGTGCATCCTGCACCGAACCGGCAGCCTGATCCACCTCGGCGCGTCTCGTGTGCCACGTCTCCGCGATCGCGTGCAGCACCTGGGTGAAGGAAGGCATCCCGCCGCGTGGCTGCCGCGGGTAATACGTGCCGCAATAGAAAGGCCGGCCGTCGGGGGTAAGGAAACACGTCATCGGCCAGCCGCCGTGCCCCGTCATCGCCATTGTTGCGTTCATGTACACCGAGTCCAGGTCGGGCCGCTCTTCACGGTCAACCTTGATGCACACGAACTCGCGGTTCATGACCTGTGCTGTCGCATCGTCCTCGAATGACTCGTGAGCCATGACGTGGCACCAGTGGCATGCGGCGTAGCCAATGGAAAGCAGGATCGGGACGTCTCGTTCGCGCGCCCAATTGAGTGCTTCTTCGCCCCATTCTTGCCAATGAACCGGGTTGTCCGCGTGCTGCCGCAGGTAGGGGCTAGCTGACTGCCCCAGCCTGTTCTGGTGGAGTTCGGAATCGTCGCGCCGGGGCGCCGTCACGAACCCTGCCCGGACTGAATTCCGCCACGGTCGGTGCCTTCATCGGCTTCCTGATCGGGCTCGGGATTTTCCGGCTCGAAGGTTTCTGGGAGCCTTCGAAGATGTTTATTCATGGACCGCAACAGAAACACCATCGATGCCATCAGCACGAGAATAACGACAAGCCCGATCGGTGACGCTTTCCCGAACTCCGGTCCGGTCGGCACAACCGCATCTTGCGCGATGATCAGTGCTGGCATCGCGCTCAGAGTGAGGAGACCGGAAAACTGCGTGGTCACGATCGCTCGTTCTCCTTAGAGGTCGTCTCATCGCCGGATGAAATACCGGTAAATAGATCAGTTTCCGGAATTGCTGTCTTTACCCGCGTGGCCGCTAGTTCAAACTCTTCCGTCGGCCAGAGGCGCTGCTGCATCTCCAATGGCACCAGGAAGAAGGGCCCGTTCGGATCGACCTGGGTAGCATGCGCGCGCAGCGCCTCATCACGGACTGGAAAGTACTCGCCGCATGTGATTTGCGTCGTCACGCGGCCCATGATGTCACCCTGCCGAGGCTTCCAGCTCTTCAGCCACTCTCGGAACGGGCTAGGTTCGCCGCGCGACTCGAAATCATCCTGAAAAATCTGGATACGATCACGGAGGAAACCGTGGACGTAATAGATCTTGAGTGGCTCCCACGGCTTACCTGCGTCGGGGAACTGTTCCGGATCGCCCGCAGCCTCGAACGCAGCCATGGAAACCTTATGGCACATGATGTGGTCGGGATGCGGGTAGCCACCGTTCTCGTCATACGTGATCATGACGTGGGGCCGGAACTCACGAATCACCTTAACCAGCGCTTCGCTCGCGACGTCGACGGGAACGAGCGCAAAACAGCCTTCCGGGAGCGGTGGAAGCGGGTCGCCTTCCGGCAGACCGGAGTCCACGAATCCGAGCCACCTGTGCTGCACACCGAGAATCTCGGCGGCGCGGGCCATTTCTTCCTTGCGGACTTCCGAGATGCGCTGATGCACGCCGGGGGTGTCCATGGCTGGATTGAGAATGTCACCCCGCTCACCACCCGTGAGGCTGACGACCATCACATCGTGGCCCTCTTTGGCGTAGCGCGCCATCGTGGCTGCGCCCTTGCTCGATTCGTCGTCGGGGTGAGCATGAACCGCCATGAGCCGAAGTCCGCCCACGTTCTCTCCTTAACTCTCCCCGTTGCACCACTCGGGCACGCACCATTCTGGTACAAACTCGCCCTGCCGTTCTACCACGTTACGGCAGCGGAACGACAACGCTAAGTCCGTCCCCAGGCCAGAGTGCGGTGATCCTCACTTTTCTGGCTCGCAGGCAGTGGCCGTTTCGTCTCCGCCGGCACAACGCAGCTATCGTGACTAACAGAGTAAGCGGCGGCCGCGGGAGCGTCACGCCGTGGCCGTCGACACCTCCCTTGAACGGATGTCATGAGTACTTCGCGACCAGCGCCCCTTGGCCGCTACCCGTCCGACCGGTCCGGACGCCGCATGCCCCGCTGGGCAGTAGTCGCACTCGCCACCGTTTTCGTCACCGTCCTCGGCGTCGTCGTCTACCTGGGCTATCGGCCACTCGTCAGCACGCCGATCACGGCCGAGCGTCTTGGATTCGAGATCCTCGACGAGTCAACTCTGAAGATTCGTTTCAAGGTGACCCGGGACGAGCCAGGGCAAGAGGTCGTGTGTGTGGTGCGAGCTCGCTCACGAGACGGTTCGGAAACCGGCCGGCGGGAAATATACGTCCCGCCGTCGGACAGCGATGCTGTAGAAGTAACCACGCACATCACCACTTCCCAGCCGCCGGGTATGGGCGACGTCTATGGATGCAGCGCGGACGTTCCCGCTTATCTGACGCGGTAGAACAGCGATGAGATTCGCGAGCCTTCGTTAACGCGCACTTCGCTTCGTATTACCGCGCTCGCTACCGCGGCGACGTGTATCCTGGCTCATACACGGCTCCACATGGGGCCGTGTATGCGCATATGTGGGCAAAACGCCTACCAGGCATGGCGGGCAGCAAAATGGCTGACCCGCCCGGCTTAGGCTGTGCGCTCGAAGCGCCAGCCGCAGTATATAAGGAGTGACCGACCATGACCGACACTAAGGTGACCTGGCTGACCCAGGAGTCATACGACAGGCTCGATCGCGAACTCCAGACGCTCATCGCCAATCGACCTAAGATCGCCGCGGAGATCAACGCGCGCCGCGAAGAAGGAGACCTGCGAGAGAACGGCGGTTATCACGCCGCTCGTGAAGAGCAGGGACAACAGGAGGCGCGCATCCGCCAACTGCAGGAGCTTCTGAACAACGCGAAGGTCGGCGAGGCGCCGAAGGAGTCAGGCGTCGCACTTCCGGGTTCCGTCGTCAAGGTCTACTACGACGGTGACGAATCGGATACCGAGACGTTCCTTCTCGCGACACGCGAGGAAAGCACCTCGAGTGAGCAGCTCGAAACGTATTCTCCGAGTTCGCCGCTCGGTTCGGCACTGCTCGACGCGAAGGTGGGCGACACCCGCGAGTACAAGCTTCCCAACGGCGGCACAATGACCGTCACGTTGCTCAGCGCGGAGCCTTACCAAGGCTGACAGCCGAGATAGTTAAGCGGGCAGCCCCGGCACCAAACGCCGGGGCTGCCCGCGTTTCACAGCTCATCCTTGTTGGCGATAAGCGCCTGCAATTCTTGCCACGCTTTGATGAGCACATCTGACTCCCGATCGACAATCGCCGCCGCGTCCTTGAGCCGGTCGTCGTCGCCATACGCGTCACGCAACGCGATGTTGACGCGTGTTTCGGCAAGCTGCATCCCGACCCGGCCGAGCACCTGGAGTAACTGCTCGTAGCAGCGTTTCCCTCCCCCGCCGCCATAGCTGATGAGCAGCGCGGGCTTGTCCTTCCACTCCTTGTACAGGTAGTCGACCGCATTCTTGACTGACGCCGGGTAACCCCAGTTGTACTCGGGTGTCAGAATCACCACTGCCGACGAACCGGCAACCTGTTCGGACCATCGTTTGGTGTGCTCATGCTCGTATTTGCCAAGAGCCGGCATCTTGGGCTCATCCAGGAATGGAAGCGCGAGTTCGCGCAGATCAACCATGGTGATCCGCGCATCACCCGCGTCCTCGAACAGCTTGACGATGTGTTCACCAAGCTGATCACCAACTCGAACCGGCCGGACACTGCCAACTATGAAGAGAACGTCGCCACTCATACTCCGCGACCCTAGCCGACCGGTCCGTCCAATTCACTAAGTCGTCGCTAGCCCAGTGCCTGTTCCAGATCGGCGATCAAGTCCTCAGCGTCTTCGATCCCCACAGACAAGCGCACCAGGTCGTCGGGAACCTCAAGGAGCGAACCGGCAGTTGATGCGTGTGTCATGGCGCCAGGGTGCTCAATGAGCGATTCGACGCCGCCGAGCGATTCAGCGAGCGTGAAGACTTTGGTTCGCGCGCACATGTCGAGCGCAGCGGCGCGCCCGCCCTTGAGTCTGATCGAGACCATCCCGCCGTACCTGCGCATCTGCTTCGCGGCGACATCGTGACCGGGATGCTCCGGCAGGCCCGGATAGAGGGTGCTTGAGATCGCGGCATGCCCGGAGAGGTAGTCCACGACCTTCTCCGCATTGTCGCTGTGCCGGTCCATCCTCACGGCCAGCGTCTTGATGCCGCGCATCGTCAAAAAGACATCGAATGGCCCGGGAACGCCGCCCGCTCCGTTCTGCAGGAAAGCCACCGCAGCGTCGAGTTCCTCGTCATCGGTAATCAGTGCGCCGCCCACGACATCGGAATGTCCGCCGAGGTACTTCGTTGTCGAGTGGAGCACAACGTCGGCGCCGAGAGGCAGCGGCTGCTGGAGGTATGGCGACGCGAAAGTGTTGTCCACGACGAATTTCGCTTGTGCTTCGTGCGCTATCTCCGCGATCGCGGTGATATCGCCGACGTTCAGCAGCGGGTTGGTGGGTGTCTCGATCCACACCAGTTTCGTTTCCGGGCGAATTGCTGCGCGGATCGCATCAAGGTCGGTGATCGGCGCCGGCGTGTAGCTGATGCCCCACAACGTGAAAACCTTGTCGATCAGGCGGAACGTGCCCCCGTACGCATCGTTCGGGATGACGAGGTGGTCGCCTGGACGCAGCGTCGCACGCAGCAGCGCGTCTGTTGCAGCCATTCCTGACGAGAAGGCACGGCCGTAAGTTCCCGCCTCGATCGCGGCGAGGTTGTCTTCTAGCGCCTTCCGTGTCGGATTCCCGGTCCGCGCGTACTCGTACCCGCCGCGCATTCCGCCAACGCCGTCCTGCGCGAAGGTAGAACTCGCGTAAATCGGCACATTCACCACGCCGGTTTGCGGGTCCGGGTCGAATCCCGCATGGATCGCAGTGGTGGAGAAACCTGCTTTTTGCCCCTGGTCGGCGCCGCCTCGCTGCACAGTCATGTTCTACAGCGTAGTGCGCTTTTTCGCCGCGGCGTTAAGGTCACAGAGGTAGGTCACATGTCAACGGTTGGGGGCAGCAGTGCAGTTCCGCAGAATCGCCGTCTACGTCGGCCTTGTGGTCGCCGCCGCGCTAGGTGTTCTCATCTACGGCGCGACGACGGTCCCCGACGGGTGCGAGATCGCCGATCCGTGCGGCGACACATCACGTCGCATCGTGTCGATCGGACCACCTGCCATCATGCTTCTGGGCGCCTTTGGCGCCGTCATTGGCACCTTGCGGACATGGTCGGCAGGCGCCGACTGGCGCCGCTGGTTCGGGGCGTTCTGGTTCTGCCTGGTCCTCATGCTCGTTTTCGTCGCGATGGCAGGGACGCTTACCAGGTAGCAATGAATTGAAGTTCATCCCTTGACGCAAGGTGTGAACTGGTGTTCACTCCTTATATGGCATACCGGCAAACTGATGCAGTGAAGGCGCGCCTGGCCCAAACCCGGCAAGACATCATCGCGGCTGCAACAAGTTTGATTCACGACGCCGGATACGCCGGGTGCACCATGACAGCGGTCGCCGAACGTGCGGGCGTGGCGACCGGGACGCTCTACCGCTTCTTCCCCAGTAAAGGCGAACTCTTCGCCGAGGTCTTCCGGATGACGTGCGCGAAGGAGGTCGCTGCGGCGTCCCATGGAGCTGCCCAACATACCGCGTCCCGCGATTTCGAATCCGCGATCCTCGCTGCCGCGGAAACATTCTGCACACGCGCGCTGCGCGCCCCCCGCATGGCCTATGCGCTGCTGGCAGAGCCAGTGGATCCCCTCGTCGAAGCGGAGCGCCTGAGCTTCCGCTCGTCCTATACCGACTTGTTCGCGACAGTTGTGCGTGCCGGCATCGCCGTCGGCCAGCTTCCCCCGCAGAATCCCCGCCTCACCGGCGCTGCCATCGTCGGCGCCATCGGCGAAGCACTTGTTTATCCCCTCGGACACAGCTCGCCTGCGCCTGAAGTGATTCCCGACGTGCTCGCTTTCGTTCGCCGCGCGCTCGGCGCGCCACACCCCTAAACTCACTCCTCAGCAAAGGCGCTGCCATGCCCACACACTCAGTCTTCAACCAGGTTCCGCCCCTCGCCGGTTACAACCCCGCCGACTATCCCGTCATCGCTGATGTGCTCGCTCAGGCAGGTGCACGAGGTGCCCTCGCGGAACTGCACGAAGTCGGCGCACTCGCAGGCAGCGACGCCGTGATCGAGCTCGGCGACCTCGCTGAAGCCCACCACCCCGTCCTCAAAACGCACGATCGATACGGCAACCGAATCGACGAAGTCGTCTACGACCCGAGCTATCACCAGCTCATGCGGTACGCCACGGGCTTCGGACTCCACGGCTCACCATGGTCCGAGGACCGGCCGAACGCCCACCTCATCCGCGCAGCGAAAATGCTCATCTGGGGGCAGGCAGATCCTGGCCACCTCTGCCCTATATCCATGACGTACGCGGTGATCCCCGCACTGCGCACCACCCCAGATCTCGCCAGGCACTACGAGCCAGGACTGACAGCGAAGGAATACGACCCCGGCCTTCGTGCGCCGCTGTCCAAACGCGCACTGATAGCCGGCATGTCGATGACGGAGAAACAGGGCGGATCCGATGTTCGCGCCAATACAACGACCGCGGTTCGGCAATCTGACGGCACCTACCGGATCACCGGGCACAAATGGTTCACGTCAGCCCCGATGTCCGACCTGTTTCTGACGCTCGCACAATCGGACGCAGGAGTGACATGCTTCCTTGTGCCGCGTGTCCTGCCGGACGGCACCCGCAACGCCTTCTCCCTCCAGCGTCTCAAGGACAAGCTGGGCAATCGGTCAAACGCGTCCAGTGAAGTCGAATACGACAACACCGTCGGGTTCCTCGTGGGCGAGGAAGGCCGCGGCGTCCCCACCATCATCGAAATGGTCAACATGACCAGGCTGGACTGCACCCTCGCGACCGGCACCCTGATGAGGGTGGGCGTCCAGCAGGCCGTCCATCACGCGGCGCACCGCAAAGCCTTCGGCAATTACCTCGCCGATCAGCCGTTGATGCAGAACGTACTGGCTGACCTCGCCGTCGAAGCGGAAGGTGCAACGCTCGCCGGCCTCTGGCTCGCCTCACTGGTCGACAATTCGGACGAACGTTCGCGCGCGCTGCGGCGCATCGGGCTCGCGGTGAGTAAGTACTACGTCTGCAAACGCGGCCCCATCCACGCGGCAGAAGCCCTCGAATGCCTCGGCGGCAACGGTTACGTCGAGGAATCGCGGATGCCGCGGCTCTACCGCGAGGCACCGCTGCTATCGATCTGGGAAGGATCGGGCAACGTCGCAGCGCTTGACATGCTCCGCGCCCTCGCGAAACAGCCAGACACCTTGTCGGTTTTCTTTGACGAGATCGAGCAAGCTTCTGGCTCTGACCATGTCCGCACTGCCCTCGCTGACCTGAAATCCCAGTTCAGCGACTTTGACACGCTGCAGTACCGCGCACGGCATGTCGTTGGCCGCATGGCACAAGTGCTCCAGGGCGCACTGCTCGTCCGGTACGGAAATCCTGCCGTCGCCGAGGCATTTACGCGCAGCAGACTAGGCGGTGAGCACGGTAACGTCTTCGGAACACTGCCTACCGGGATCGATACCGGAACGATCATCGACCGTGCGACACCGAAGGTGTCGGCATGAGCATCACCGTCAGCAAGCGCGGCCCCGTCACCATCGTGACGATTGACCGGCCCGACGTCCGCAACGCGATCGACCATCATCATGCGCGAGAACTGACCGAGGCGTTCCACGAGTTCGATCGTGACGACACCGCATCAGTTGCGATTCTCTACGGTGCTGGCGGGACCTTCTGCGCAGGTGCCGACCTCAAAGCAGTCGCACGAGGGGATGTGCAGATTTCCCAGCCGCACGAGTATGGGCCCGCTGGCATGGGACCCACGCGGCTGTTGCTGAGCAAGCCCGTCATCGCGGCCGTCGAGGGCTACGCTGTCGCCGGCGGACTCGAGCTGGCGATCTGGGCGGACCTCCGCGTCGCGGACCCTGCCGCGGTGTTTGGCGTGTTCTGCCGACGGTGGGGAGTGCCGCTGATCGACGGCGGCACCGTGCGCCTCCCCCGGCTGATCGGCCACTCACACGCGCTGGACATGATCCTGACTGGCCGAGCTGTGGAGGTCGAGGAAGCGTTGCGCATGGGACTCGTAAACCGAGTCAGCGAACCCGGCAACGTTCTCGACACCGCGATCGATCTGGCCAGCAAGATAGCTGCTTTCCCGCAAACCTGCATGCGTCAGGATCGATTGTCCAGCTATGAACAAGAGTCACTCACCCCGCAGCAGGCCCTGGTCAACGAGTGGCAGCGGGGCATGATCTCTATTTCTGCCGATACCTTCACAGGTGCTGGAAGGTTCGCTTCAGGGGAGGGCCGACATGGAAACTTCGCATAACGGTGATGCTTTCGGCAACAGACCCGCGGGATGGCGAGAACCGTCCAACGGGCTCTATGAAGGCAGACCGGAGCCCGCCGATGAGGCCACCTACCCCACACTGACCTACACGCGCGACGGACGCATCGCGCGAATTACCTTCAACCGTCCAGAGCGCGGAAACGCCATCACCGCCGACACCCCACTTGACCTCGCGCACGCCATCGAACGTGCAGACCTCGATCCGCGGATCCACGTCACGGTCGTGTCGGGGCGCGGGAAAGGTTTCTGCGGGGGCTACGACCTCGGTATCTTCGCTGAAGCGGGCTTTCAGGCCGAATCTGGGCAGCACACCGAGGGAACCGTGCTCGACCCAGTTGTGCAGGCACGCAACCATATTCCAGGCAACACCTGGGATCCCATGGTCGACTACGCCATGATGAGCCGCTTCAACCGTGGGTTCTCCAGCCTGCTCCACGCCAACAAGCCGGTCGTCGCGAAGCTGCACGGCTTCTGCGTTGCAGGCGGAACCGATATCGCGCTGTACGCCGATCAGATCATTTGCGCGGATGACACGAAGATCGGCTATCCGCCAACCCGCGTGTGGGGCATTCCCGCCGCCGGAATGTGGGCTCACAGGCTCGGCGATCAGCGCGCGAAGCGACTGCTGCTCACTGGTGATTGCCTCACTGGGAAGCAAGCTGCGGAATGGGGGCTTGCAGTCGAATCCTGCCCCGTCGAGAACCTGGACGAGCGGACGGAAGCGTTGCTGGAACGCATCGCCATGATGCCCATCAACCAGCTGATCATGGCGAAGCTTGCACTCAACAGCGCACTGATCGCTCAGGGAGTCGCAAACTCCACCATGATCAGCACCGTCTTCGACGGTATCTCGCGCCACACCCGCGAGGGGTACGAGTTCCAGATGCGGTCAATGACTGAGGGTTTCCGGCACGCCGTGCGTGAACGTGACGAAGCGTTCGGGGACGGGAAAACAGAGTCGCGCTCCGACCGATGATCGTTGCGCCCACCTCGCAGCGACAGAACAAAACCCGTCCATTCGACGTCTACTCCTCCAGCAACCGCGCGGCCAGGGCAGAGTCAGTCACGAGCGAGTCGATCAGGCCTGACGCCAGCGCGGCGCGAACCGCGCCGGTTTTCCGCCCGCCTCCCGCAATACCGACAACCTCAGGAATTCGACGCAACCCTGCTGCGTCGATAGAGATACATTGCTGCTGGACGTCATCAACAACCCGGCCTTGGCCATCGATGAGGATGGCACCAATGTCGGCCACGACGCCTTTGTCTTCCAGCGCGTTCCGTCGCGCCAGCGTGATTCCCAAGTTGTCGTAGAACTGCGAATCGGGAGGATCCCAGCTGCCGATCGCCACGAGCGCGACGGTTACTCGGTCGAACTGCCTAAGAGTCTGGGCGACGTCATGCTGACGGCGAATCGCCTCCGCCGCAGCGATGTCGGATGCAATCAGTGGCGCGTACAGCGTCCACGCGCGACCGTGCGCGACGCTGCTCACACGCCGGATAACCTCTACGCCCGTCGCATGCACCGGCCCCGCGACGCCAGCGAGTTGCACGACCTCC is from Hoyosella subflava DQS3-9A1 and encodes:
- a CDS encoding thioredoxin domain-containing protein — encoded protein: MTAPRRDDSELHQNRLGQSASPYLRQHADNPVHWQEWGEEALNWARERDVPILLSIGYAACHWCHVMAHESFEDDATAQVMNREFVCIKVDREERPDLDSVYMNATMAMTGHGGWPMTCFLTPDGRPFYCGTYYPRQPRGGMPSFTQVLHAIAETWHTRRAEVDQAAGSVQDALQRNADPLPTAEVEITAGILDKVADAIVSDEDTEHGGFGGAPKFPPSATLEGLLRHYERTGRHLPTIERAAEAMARGGIYDQLAGGFARYSVDAGWVVPHFEKMLYDNALLLRFYAHYARRTGSELAKRVAVETAAFLLRDLRTAEGGFASAFDADTDGVEGLTYVWTSQELIDALGLEEGLWAAGVFGVGTTGTFEGSQSVLQLLQDPDDMVRFDRVRTALLEARRTRSQPDRDDKVVTAWNGFAITALAEGGAALGFPEWIIAAKRAAELLLDLHLVDGRLRRASLGGAVGQAVGALDDYAGLAAGLLALFQATGEARWLQAATGLVDTAVTHFADPQAPGSWFDTADDAEVLIARPRDPLDGATPSGASLLADALVTLAALSEPDRAATYAELSASSLQRAAIALARAPRSAGNWFALAEASLHGPIQVAISLPSGSGSDLLDAARHHAPGGAVIVAGEADSSPLLADRPPVDNKPAAYVCRGFVCDRPVVDVPALVAALSSTADGASGQR
- the mca gene encoding mycothiol conjugate amidase Mca, translated to MGGLRLMAVHAHPDDESSKGAATMARYAKEGHDVMVVSLTGGERGDILNPAMDTPGVHQRISEVRKEEMARAAEILGVQHRWLGFVDSGLPEGDPLPPLPEGCFALVPVDVASEALVKVIREFRPHVMITYDENGGYPHPDHIMCHKVSMAAFEAAGDPEQFPDAGKPWEPLKIYYVHGFLRDRIQIFQDDFESRGEPSPFREWLKSWKPRQGDIMGRVTTQITCGEYFPVRDEALRAHATQVDPNGPFFLVPLEMQQRLWPTEEFELAATRVKTAIPETDLFTGISSGDETTSKENERS
- a CDS encoding DUF4307 domain-containing protein, which gives rise to MSTSRPAPLGRYPSDRSGRRMPRWAVVALATVFVTVLGVVVYLGYRPLVSTPITAERLGFEILDESTLKIRFKVTRDEPGQEVVCVVRARSRDGSETGRREIYVPPSDSDAVEVTTHITTSQPPGMGDVYGCSADVPAYLTR
- the greA gene encoding transcription elongation factor GreA, with the protein product MTDTKVTWLTQESYDRLDRELQTLIANRPKIAAEINARREEGDLRENGGYHAAREEQGQQEARIRQLQELLNNAKVGEAPKESGVALPGSVVKVYYDGDESDTETFLLATREESTSSEQLETYSPSSPLGSALLDAKVGDTREYKLPNGGTMTVTLLSAEPYQG
- a CDS encoding NADPH-dependent FMN reductase, which translates into the protein MSGDVLFIVGSVRPVRVGDQLGEHIVKLFEDAGDARITMVDLRELALPFLDEPKMPALGKYEHEHTKRWSEQVAGSSAVVILTPEYNWGYPASVKNAVDYLYKEWKDKPALLISYGGGGGKRCYEQLLQVLGRVGMQLAETRVNIALRDAYGDDDRLKDAAAIVDRESDVLIKAWQELQALIANKDEL
- a CDS encoding cystathionine gamma-synthase — protein: MTVQRGGADQGQKAGFSTTAIHAGFDPDPQTGVVNVPIYASSTFAQDGVGGMRGGYEYARTGNPTRKALEDNLAAIEAGTYGRAFSSGMAATDALLRATLRPGDHLVIPNDAYGGTFRLIDKVFTLWGISYTPAPITDLDAIRAAIRPETKLVWIETPTNPLLNVGDITAIAEIAHEAQAKFVVDNTFASPYLQQPLPLGADVVLHSTTKYLGGHSDVVGGALITDDEELDAAVAFLQNGAGGVPGPFDVFLTMRGIKTLAVRMDRHSDNAEKVVDYLSGHAAISSTLYPGLPEHPGHDVAAKQMRRYGGMVSIRLKGGRAAALDMCARTKVFTLAESLGGVESLIEHPGAMTHASTAGSLLEVPDDLVRLSVGIEDAEDLIADLEQALG
- a CDS encoding TetR/AcrR family transcriptional regulator gives rise to the protein MFTPYMAYRQTDAVKARLAQTRQDIIAAATSLIHDAGYAGCTMTAVAERAGVATGTLYRFFPSKGELFAEVFRMTCAKEVAAASHGAAQHTASRDFESAILAAAETFCTRALRAPRMAYALLAEPVDPLVEAERLSFRSSYTDLFATVVRAGIAVGQLPPQNPRLTGAAIVGAIGEALVYPLGHSSPAPEVIPDVLAFVRRALGAPHP
- a CDS encoding acyl-CoA dehydrogenase family protein; translation: MPTHSVFNQVPPLAGYNPADYPVIADVLAQAGARGALAELHEVGALAGSDAVIELGDLAEAHHPVLKTHDRYGNRIDEVVYDPSYHQLMRYATGFGLHGSPWSEDRPNAHLIRAAKMLIWGQADPGHLCPISMTYAVIPALRTTPDLARHYEPGLTAKEYDPGLRAPLSKRALIAGMSMTEKQGGSDVRANTTTAVRQSDGTYRITGHKWFTSAPMSDLFLTLAQSDAGVTCFLVPRVLPDGTRNAFSLQRLKDKLGNRSNASSEVEYDNTVGFLVGEEGRGVPTIIEMVNMTRLDCTLATGTLMRVGVQQAVHHAAHRKAFGNYLADQPLMQNVLADLAVEAEGATLAGLWLASLVDNSDERSRALRRIGLAVSKYYVCKRGPIHAAEALECLGGNGYVEESRMPRLYREAPLLSIWEGSGNVAALDMLRALAKQPDTLSVFFDEIEQASGSDHVRTALADLKSQFSDFDTLQYRARHVVGRMAQVLQGALLVRYGNPAVAEAFTRSRLGGEHGNVFGTLPTGIDTGTIIDRATPKVSA
- a CDS encoding crotonase/enoyl-CoA hydratase family protein gives rise to the protein MSITVSKRGPVTIVTIDRPDVRNAIDHHHARELTEAFHEFDRDDTASVAILYGAGGTFCAGADLKAVARGDVQISQPHEYGPAGMGPTRLLLSKPVIAAVEGYAVAGGLELAIWADLRVADPAAVFGVFCRRWGVPLIDGGTVRLPRLIGHSHALDMILTGRAVEVEEALRMGLVNRVSEPGNVLDTAIDLASKIAAFPQTCMRQDRLSSYEQESLTPQQALVNEWQRGMISISADTFTGAGRFASGEGRHGNFA
- a CDS encoding crotonase/enoyl-CoA hydratase family protein, which translates into the protein METSHNGDAFGNRPAGWREPSNGLYEGRPEPADEATYPTLTYTRDGRIARITFNRPERGNAITADTPLDLAHAIERADLDPRIHVTVVSGRGKGFCGGYDLGIFAEAGFQAESGQHTEGTVLDPVVQARNHIPGNTWDPMVDYAMMSRFNRGFSSLLHANKPVVAKLHGFCVAGGTDIALYADQIICADDTKIGYPPTRVWGIPAAGMWAHRLGDQRAKRLLLTGDCLTGKQAAEWGLAVESCPVENLDERTEALLERIAMMPINQLIMAKLALNSALIAQGVANSTMISTVFDGISRHTREGYEFQMRSMTEGFRHAVRERDEAFGDGKTESRSDR
- a CDS encoding sugar-binding transcriptional regulator, whose protein sequence is MASGMGPDELVRLAHIARQHFVAGKTRIEIAEELGLSRFKVGRLLDDAINSGIIRFEIAVPGPIDDERSSALQRQYALKRAVVVRTPTELPDAVQEQLGRVGADLLREIAGPDDILGLTAGRTLNQLGQALSSFAIGEVVQLAGVAGPVHATGVEVIRRVSSVAHGRAWTLYAPLIASDIAAAEAIRRQHDVAQTLRQFDRVTVALVAIGSWDPPDSQFYDNLGITLARRNALEDKGVVADIGAILIDGQGRVVDDVQQQCISIDAAGLRRIPEVVGIAGGGRKTGAVRAALASGLIDSLVTDSALAARLLEE